A genomic segment from Terriglobales bacterium encodes:
- a CDS encoding alpha-ketoacid dehydrogenase subunit beta, translating to MIAVDLLSMPQTTYLEAIRQGLWEEMERDPTVFCIGEDIGIYGGAFKVTERFIDHFGPERVIDTPIAESAIVGSAFGAALTGMRPVAEFQFMDFIGCAFNQITNMLAKAHYRWGAPAPVVLRGPSGGGVHGGPFHSQNPEMYFINTPGLKVVCPATVRDAKGLIKSAIRDNNPVIFFEHKFLYRRIKEELPPADYTVPLGKARVARAAKGKKQIGLITYAAMLYTALDAADLLAKEGIELEVLDLRTLLPLDREAITNVVRKTSKVIILHEHPRTGGIAGEIEAIINEEAFDDLDGPPVRIAAQDTPVPFSPPLEEVFLPKIEDVVREARRLAAY from the coding sequence ATGATTGCCGTTGATTTGCTAAGTATGCCCCAAACCACCTATCTCGAAGCTATTCGTCAGGGACTATGGGAAGAAATGGAGCGCGATCCCACCGTCTTTTGCATCGGCGAAGACATCGGAATCTATGGCGGCGCCTTCAAGGTCACGGAGCGTTTCATAGATCACTTCGGGCCGGAGCGCGTGATCGATACGCCTATCGCCGAATCTGCAATTGTGGGCTCAGCTTTTGGCGCAGCCCTGACTGGCATGCGGCCGGTAGCCGAATTTCAATTCATGGACTTCATCGGCTGCGCCTTCAACCAGATCACCAACATGCTGGCGAAGGCGCATTATCGCTGGGGAGCGCCTGCCCCGGTGGTGCTGCGCGGACCCAGTGGCGGCGGCGTGCACGGCGGTCCTTTTCACTCGCAGAATCCGGAAATGTACTTCATCAACACGCCGGGTCTGAAGGTCGTCTGCCCGGCTACCGTCCGTGACGCCAAGGGCTTGATCAAGTCAGCGATTCGCGACAACAATCCCGTAATCTTCTTCGAGCACAAGTTCCTTTATCGCAGAATCAAAGAGGAGTTGCCGCCCGCAGACTACACAGTTCCGCTGGGCAAGGCGCGAGTGGCGCGCGCGGCCAAAGGCAAGAAGCAGATCGGCCTGATCACCTATGCTGCTATGCTCTACACCGCGCTCGATGCGGCGGATCTGCTCGCCAAGGAAGGCATCGAGCTCGAGGTACTTGACCTCCGCACACTGCTGCCGCTCGATCGTGAGGCGATTACCAACGTTGTCCGCAAGACTAGCAAGGTGATCATTCTGCATGAACATCCCCGCACCGGCGGAATCGCGGGCGAGATCGAAGCCATCATCAATGAAGAGGCGTTCGATGATCTGGACGGCCCACCTGTCCGCATCGCGGCGCAAGACACTCCTGTACCCTTTTCGCCGCCGCTGGAGGAAGTCTTCCTGCCCAAAATAGAAGATGTGGTGCGCGAGGCGCGCAGGCTGGCAGCGTACTAG
- the sucB gene encoding 2-oxoglutarate dehydrogenase, E2 component, dihydrolipoamide succinyltransferase: MPTDVVMPQMGESIFEGTITKWLKKPGEKVNRDEPLFEISTDKVDAEIPSPASGVLKEVKVNEGATVQVNTVVAVIDGDGAGATASAPAPAPASAKPAPAPQAASAAAPVSKPAATQAAPVVTAPSPAPIAAPIASATSGGTGATTDVVMPQMGESIFEGTITKWFKKPGEKVQRDEPLFEISTDKVDAEIPSPAAGVLQDIKFPAGSTVQVNTVVARLGTDGVAATPSAPAAAVAPAAPPPAAKPAAPAPPAPAAAAPAPAEVEEEVEVEGKRIHSSPLVRKIAKEHGINLAQVPGTGLGGRITKDDILAFIEKRPAAAAAAPAAPTAGKPAAPAAPLPGEVVPMSAMRKIIAQRMVESKRTSAHVHSVYEVDMTRVVAVREKEKRSFEQRNGTRLTFTTFFARAAVEALRQFPIVNASVEGENIRYHRNINVGIAVALDWGLIVPVIKSAEEKNFLGLQRSILDLADRARTKKLAPEEVQGGTFTITNPGSFGQMFGLPIILQPQVAIMGIGSIKKQPVVVTDDSGGDSIAIRAICHISLGYDHRVIDGAVADQFLRAVAQYLEKWNEPLG; this comes from the coding sequence ATGCCAACCGATGTGGTCATGCCCCAGATGGGGGAGTCGATTTTCGAAGGCACCATCACAAAATGGCTGAAGAAGCCCGGCGAGAAGGTCAATCGCGACGAACCCCTGTTCGAGATCTCCACCGACAAAGTGGACGCCGAAATTCCTTCGCCCGCCTCGGGCGTGCTCAAAGAGGTAAAGGTTAACGAGGGGGCCACCGTTCAGGTGAATACTGTCGTGGCTGTCATCGATGGCGATGGCGCCGGCGCCACGGCATCCGCGCCTGCACCCGCTCCGGCTTCGGCGAAGCCCGCTCCCGCACCGCAGGCTGCTTCCGCAGCCGCTCCGGTGAGCAAACCAGCCGCAACTCAGGCTGCGCCAGTAGTCACGGCTCCGAGTCCCGCGCCCATTGCTGCACCTATAGCCTCGGCGACGTCAGGCGGAACTGGAGCGACTACGGATGTGGTCATGCCGCAGATGGGCGAGTCGATCTTCGAAGGCACGATCACCAAGTGGTTCAAGAAGCCCGGGGAGAAGGTGCAGCGCGATGAACCGCTATTTGAGATCTCCACCGACAAAGTGGATGCGGAGATTCCATCTCCTGCTGCCGGCGTGCTTCAGGATATCAAGTTTCCGGCTGGTTCAACCGTGCAGGTGAACACGGTGGTAGCGAGGCTCGGAACCGATGGGGTGGCGGCCACCCCGTCCGCACCTGCTGCAGCGGTCGCGCCGGCTGCGCCTCCCCCTGCTGCAAAGCCGGCAGCTCCTGCGCCGCCTGCACCAGCAGCAGCTGCGCCCGCCCCGGCAGAAGTGGAAGAGGAAGTGGAGGTCGAGGGCAAACGTATCCACTCGTCGCCGCTGGTACGCAAGATCGCCAAGGAGCACGGCATCAACCTGGCGCAGGTCCCGGGTACAGGGCTGGGCGGGCGAATCACCAAGGACGACATCCTGGCATTTATTGAGAAGCGGCCTGCCGCGGCAGCTGCAGCACCAGCGGCACCGACAGCGGGCAAGCCCGCAGCACCAGCAGCCCCGCTCCCAGGTGAAGTCGTGCCCATGTCGGCGATGCGCAAGATCATCGCCCAGCGCATGGTGGAATCGAAGCGCACCAGCGCCCATGTCCACAGCGTCTATGAAGTGGATATGACGCGAGTCGTTGCAGTGCGCGAGAAAGAAAAACGCTCCTTCGAGCAGCGCAACGGAACCCGGCTGACGTTCACCACGTTCTTCGCGCGCGCTGCAGTCGAGGCACTCAGGCAATTTCCTATCGTGAACGCGTCGGTTGAGGGCGAGAACATTCGCTATCACCGCAACATTAATGTCGGGATCGCGGTGGCGCTGGACTGGGGATTAATCGTGCCGGTCATCAAGAGTGCCGAAGAAAAGAATTTCCTGGGATTGCAACGCTCAATTCTCGACCTGGCGGATCGCGCCCGAACGAAGAAACTCGCGCCGGAAGAGGTGCAAGGCGGAACGTTCACTATTACCAATCCCGGAAGTTTCGGTCAGATGTTCGGCTTGCCGATCATCCTGCAGCCGCAGGTAGCAATCATGGGGATTGGCTCGATCAAGAAGCAGCCGGTGGTGGTGACCGACGACAGCGGCGGCGATTCGATCGCCATCCGCGCGATTTGTCATATTTCGCTCGGCTACGATCATCGCGTGATCGACGGCGCGGTCGCAGATCAGTTCCTTCGCGCAGTAGCGCAATATTTGGAGAAATGGAACGAGCCGCTGGGGTAA